In a genomic window of Helianthus annuus cultivar XRQ/B chromosome 10, HanXRQr2.0-SUNRISE, whole genome shotgun sequence:
- the LOC110883604 gene encoding pollen-specific leucine-rich repeat extensin-like protein 1 — MKVCVRGSFFFYKIPWLFLFYLPFIVGIGDLGNFRYMDSADSGGSDTTDPRRVVSDDLESSEHEVYTSDFTSTDEDDFQPFALPDGVDELPVGPIAGDLPLALIPAPMPLAAFPAYDLPIDDEEDDIDMFEEEPFEEDAQGEALPAADPLLIADAPAAESPAHSPVADSFESVASVPTHAHSAQHLSHGSDSDQAFSVAPIPSFTFDHEDVEDSDPMFPPGFDPDRDLEFVPMDQFMEDPVDPVDPVDPIDPDFDFDMAFDDPELAIAPEQAAALDPLPEHDPVHADIPLEPVDADPPVDVPVIEGDHVAVDPIVPLPVGDIPVDPVIDPVDPDIAPVDPVIAPIDPLPIEPEHALFAEHMDPPDEEAQHGWIPADEDVPPFPPHHTGAHHADFSFQIPPFVPPARPGEGSSAHPFGHVPVTMPFMPQISSIPSSVAPVHVAPFDLASTPLLWSTPSAMPPTDPYHPFHLGHTIEDLLMSFVHQHESHSQRLQELERAQLPPCPCHGQTSSPFQPYRSLPPDYAARLLTLEQQIASIMRTQQAMEADWLQLRRLFYTHFPPPPPPSA; from the coding sequence gtATATGGATTCGGCTGATTCAGGTGGTTCAGACACCACCGACCCCAGGCGTGTTGTATCGGATGACCTGGAGTCCTCAGAGCATGAGGTTTATACGTCAGACTTCACCAGCACAGATGAGGATGACTTTCAGCCATTCGCCTTACCCGATGGCGTTGATGAGCTCCCAGTTGGTCCTATTGCCGGGGATCTACCTCTGGCATTGATCCCTGCTCCTATGCCCTTAGCTGCTTTTCCTGCGTACGATTTGCCTATCGACGACGAGGAGGATGACATCGACATGTTTGAGGAGGAGCCTTTCGAGGAGGATGCTCAGGGCGAGGCCCTTCCTGCCGCCGATCCCTTGTTGATCGCAGACGCTCCCGCCGCggagtcacctgctcactctCCAGTCGcggactcctttgagtctgtggcttctGTACCCACACATGCTCATAGTGCGCAACACCTCTCCCATGGGTCCGATTCTGACCAGGCTTTTTCTGTTGCCCCTATACCCAGTTTCACTTTCGACCACGAGGACGTGGAGGATTCCGACCCTATGTTTCCCCCAGGGTTCGACCCCGATCGTGACTTAGAGTTTGTTCCGATGGATCAGTTTATGGAGGATCCAGTAGACCCTGTTGACCCAGTGGATCCTATCGatccagattttgattttgacatggcgtTTGACGACCCAGAGCTTgccatagccccagagcaggcagctgctctagacccgttacctgagcatgaccctgttcatgctgatATTCCTCTTGAGCCTGTTGATGCTGATCCCCCTGTAGATGTTCCTGTGatcgagggcgatcatgttgctgTTGATCCTATTGTTCCTTTACCCGTTGGTGACATACCTGTTGATCCTGTTATTGATCCTGTTGATCCTGatattgcacctgttgaccccgttattgctcctatcgatcctttacccatcgagcccgagcacgctctttttgcggagcacatggatcctccagatgaggaggcacagcatgggtggataccggcggacgaggatgttccaccgtttcccccacatcacactggcGCACATCATGCTGActtctcatttcagatcccaccatttgttcctccagcgaggcctggagagggctcttcagcccaccctttcggtCATGTACCGGTGACCATGCCTTTTATGCCTCAGATATCATCTATTCCATCTTCTGTTGCACCTGTTCATGTTGCACCATTCGACCTTGCCAGCACGCCATTGCTTTGGTCGACCCCATCTGCCATGCCACCTACAGATCCATACCACCCTtttcatttgggccatactattgaggatctcttgatgtcgtttgtacaccagcacgagtctcattcacagcgactccaggagctcgagagagctcagttgcCGCCGTGTCCATGTCATGGACAGACTTCTTCGCCCTTTCAGCCATACAGATCGTTACCTCCTGATTACGCTGCTCGACTTTTGActttggagcagcagattgctTCCATTATGCGGACACAGCAGGCGATGGAGGCAGACTGGTTACAGTTGCGCCGTTTGTTTTATacccattttccccctcctccaccaccaTCTGCTTAG